The following DNA comes from Occultella kanbiaonis.
AGGCTGGCAACTCCATCCTGACCGATGACGTTCGACACGCCGGCAAGAAGGACTCGTATGAAGTATCGGTGGTCGACGGCTTCATGAGGCTCGGAGCGGTGAGCTTCGCTGCACACGGGAGCGAGGCAGTCTGGGAGAGGACATTCCCAACAGGAAAGCAGGGTCGACCGCTTGCGGTAGATGTCTGTCTGTTCAATGGCAAGCGCGCCGAAGAGGCGCGCATCGAGTTCGGGCTCTATACGCTGACCAAGTTGAAAAATGATGCGCGCAAGCTCGCAGTTGATCTTTCGGACTCTGAGGAGCATACCGTCGCGAACTTTGTGATGCTCTGGCGCACTCGCGAGTCTGCGGTGCGGGCGTCCGACACCACATGGAGGGATCAGTGTCATGGCGACGCTCGAAAGGCCTCCACCTCCGCGTACACGGTGAAGGTGGAGGTCGCTTCGGAGCAGGACCTCTTCGTGGCAGCTGGGAACGACAAGCGAAAGGTCCAGGTGGGACTGTTCTCGGTTTTTTCGAACCCTATGCCGAGTGCGGACGGTAGTGCTCCGACGAACCCGCCGGTAGATCTGCCGCTGTAGTCTAGGCCGCCGTGACTGTTCTCCACGCGTACTCGACCAACTTGCTTCGCGCCTCGTCTGCATCCTTCTCCGCGACAAAGGGTCTCCCGCGATGAGAGCGTAGTTTCAGTCAGCCCGCCGGTCAGCGCGTCCGTAAGCAAAAGGAGCCGAGGTGCTCAATCTGAGGAAGGTTCCTTATATGCTTAAAGCCCGCACGCCGTGCCCGCTAGTTGCACCATCACCCATGCCGGCATACGTATGCCTATAAAAGGAGGAGGCGCGACATGTAACGAAGAGTGCTTTGCGACGCAATTCAGGCGGCCCTCTTATGGATGTGATGTTCAGCGTGCGTCCATCGGCCTTTCGAGACGAGTCGATTTATCAAAGGCCACTGCTGCAACGTAAAGGACAATCGATCCCACCGCGGAGTAACTGCCGATCAAGAGTCCGTTCACTGTGAGGCCGATGCCTGGCGATGTAAGCTAGAATTCCAGTAAGTGCTCCAAGCCACACGATTGTGTCGAACGGCACTGGAAGTCCTCGCGGGATGGGTTCGCCGTCGAGCGCGGTCGCCACCCACTCGCTTGAGGCGCTCGCGATGATGTGCAACGCTAGCGCGAACGTGGCGAGGCAGATGCCCGCGACGCGAAGGACTGGGATAGTCGGCGGTTGGCCGCGTCGTGTGGGCCTGGATGTGGTTGCTACGGAGTTGTCCAGAGGCGCGGCGCAATGCGCACAGAATCGTGCTCCCCGCTCGACGGAACGACCACATGCTGTGCACCGCCGCATGGCATCTTCCTATCTTCTACGCTACCGGAAGCTCTTGTAGAACTCATCCTCCTCGAACTCGACGCCCACCTCACGACGTCGTGCACATCTGAACGGTAGTCCACGACGTGGTCGCACGGCCGGTGGACGCACTAGTGACGATCAGACCCATCACACCGGAGATTTGGTGCCGGCTGGGTCCGAACTCATGCAGGCTGTCCGCTTCGGCGGATCCAGACTCAGCGCGCACGCGGAGGTCGAACCTCCTCTCCGCCGTAACGCGGATGACGCAACATCGAGGTACGCCGGCACCGTATAGCGACGTGTCGCCGGACCGCGCCACCGGGCGGCCCGACCTGCACCTGCGCCCTCGGTCATGTCAGCTTCGGAGGGAAGCTCGATCGCCTTGAGCCTACTTTTCGCGAGATGTGACACTTTTTCACGTCCTGCTGCACAGAGTCGCAATCTGGGCATAGTGCCGGGGGGATAGTCGACGCTAGCCTCGCGGGTCGGCGGATGGCGTCTCCAGCGTGTGCCAATGCGGCGCTGACCCCGCCAATGCAGGGCTAGGCGCCGCGACTACCTCGGCCGAACCGCGCTCCAGGGGCGCCTTCGAACGACCCGGGCGCACGACGCATCTGAATCTGGCACCGGATTGACGAATGCAACCTGTACTGGACGAAAATGCAGGTCAGAGCGATGTCGGTGCGATTGCCGCCATCTCCAGCGCCGTGCGACGATCGTACATGCAGACGACCCGGCGGAAGAGTGCTCGGTTAGTCGGAGAGCTGGCGTCCGGCGTTCCGTAGAGTTCAACGAGAACATCGCACAGATCCTGTGTTGTGTACTGCCCTGGATCAAGAAGGACCAAACATTCGAGTTTGAAGTACATCGTATACGAGGAGTCGAGAACTTGTCGTGGCGTTGTCAGAACACTCTTCACTTCACGGTTGAATCGTGCCTTGCTCTGACCAGATGCGGATAGTGGTCGCTCGGCAAGCCGTTGGATCAATTCAGGCAATTCTGTGAAGTTGACACTCCCATCCGCAGCGATGCGACCACACTCGAGAAGGTACTTGTGTACCGGAAGGTACGCGGTCGGTCCTGGGCGGATGGCATCTGGGATTCCAGAGAGCAGAACATTCTCGGGGTCGAGTGCCCGTTTGCGTATTCCGAGGACATCCTGCTCGACGTCATCGCGTCGAAGTGTCCGACCGATCGTGGATAGGCTCTGCAAGTCCTTTTCGGAAAATGCCCCCACGCCGAAGACGACGCGGTAGTCGCTCCCCTCATCCGTGTCGATTGGGATAGCGCGGACGACCTCGCGCGTCTGGGATGGATCGGGATGGGTGACTAGATCAAATACATGCTTGCGCAACTCGCGGAGGATCGCTGAAGGAAAGGGTCGGTCGAGTCGCGACAAGACCTCCCAGATCCATTTGAAGCTGTGCGTGTCAATCCTAGTGATCGGGAGGCGAGATCCGCCTCGCTCAATGCTGGTCTGCTCAATGACCGTCGGAGCTGACGCATCGTGATTCCACTCAACGAAGTAGATGCGTTTCCCCAGTTCGCCGAGGCGTTCAGGCCCAACCGCTGTAGCGATATTGTCAAGGATCTCGTTGAGATACTTATCGCCAAGGCTGTAGCCGACGAAGATCACGGGGTGTTCCGCAAAGATTGTCAAAAGTTTCGCTGCGAGATAGTGGTTTCGGTTCGAGAACCGTTCGTAGTCGCTCTTCGTCAGCACCAGCGTCAAGGGCTGCGATGCGGCTCCATGGATCTTGTACGTCTCCGCGATGAACTGCGCATCGCTCATCAGCAGTTCATCTTGGCCGATGTACGGCGGGAAGGATGGGAAGAGTTGGTCTGTCAAGGAGTCGTAGTTCGTCGTGATCACGCCGTCGACGACGGCCGTGCCCAATAGTTCAACCTCTGCGGCGAGGGCGGCGTCGTCAACACCCGGAACGCCAGGCAGCAATTTGTCGTTGGCGCCAATATATTCTGAGATCGCAACCTTAAGCCCACCCTCATCGTCGCGAACGCTTGAAGAATAGGCATTTCGCTGGTCCTTGTAGACGTGATCCTTCCACCAGAGAGGGTGAAATGCTCGAGCGACCGCCGTGGCTGCGGCGGGGAGATTGTTGTTGGCTGTCGCGAGGTGGAAGTTGAAGTCCTCACCCGCTTCGGTCGAAAAGTGCCTTAGCAATCCCTCCCAGTCGGGTAGGCCCAGGTAGCGTCGGGAGATCCCGCTGCCGATGAATAGGTATGGCAACGCGCCGTGTGACGTAAGTGAAGTTTGCAGATGGTCTGCGGCCCGGTCGGTGTCGAAGGTGAGTTGATCATTGTCGGTGGGACTCGACTTGTTCATGCCACGATTATTCATGATCCCGCGCCAATCCAGGGCGGATGTCGGCGCGAGTCGCAATGTGCCAGTACGTGACGCCCGGCCACGGCGAAACTCGTGCCGACGCCATCGCTCGCTGCGCCACGTGCCCGAGGCGCAGTGCTTCGCATTGTCCCAGTCCAGGTGGGGCGCGAACTCGAGGTAGACGAGCGTCGCAGTAAGCGCGAGGTAGCTCAGCGCCTCAAGCCCAAGCTGGTGCCAGCCGCCACGCCGGCCGCCCACCGGCGACTCCCGCACCGTGCTACGCCACAGTCCGCCGGTACTGCTGAGATCGCGCCCACGGAAGAACACTACGAAAGGCACGCCGCTCGCGGCGGCCGTGTCGCTGGACCGGGACAGAGCTGCCGCCTCCTCGTCGGCGAAGGTAGTCCGGTCCCTCGCGGAGTCGAGAACAACGCATACGTCGCCGAAGACGGGTCTGCTGCACGGATAGGGGACACCTGACCTGTGGGGATTTAGTCACTGCTGGATGTACCCATGCCCAGACACCACCCTCAGGAGTTCCGAGACGACGTGGTGGCGATCGCCCGCCACGGCGCGGCTCCGATGTAACAGATCGCGAAGGAGTTCGGCATCTCCGATTCGTGCCTGCGCATTTGAATGGGAGCCGCCGATGTCGAGGACGGCCGCCTTCCCGGAGTGAGCGCAGGCGAGTCGGCCGAGTTGCGCGAGCTGCGGCGTCGCAACCAGCTGCTCGTGCAGGAGAACGAGGTCCTGCGCCGCGCGGCGCTTATCTGTCCCAGGCGAACCTGCCGGGAAAGGGCTCTACCCGCTCGTGAGTGGGCTCGCCGGTGACGCGATCCGCGTCGCGGTGAACGTGCCGGGTCCTCAAGCTCGCAAAACAGCCCTACTACCGCTGGCTCGCCATACCGAGCTCTGGCTCTGGGACATCACCGATCACCCCACCGCTGAAGGCAGGTTCTACCTCTGCGCCATTCAAGGACGTGTATTCCAAACGGATCGTGCGCCTACTCGATCAGCGACTGGATGAAGTCCCGAATCGCACCCAACCCCGAACTCCAAGCTCACGGCCCAGCCAACAGGCCCAAACGGAGGATCCGCTTCGCACACGTGAAGCCACGTGCGTAAAGCCGCCGAGCGAGCCCGGGGGGAGTTCGAGGTCTGCCAGGGTGTGTCGCTGGGTGGTCATGGTGCGTCCTCCTCGGTTGCGTCTACCGCTTCCACACCACTGCCACAGTGTGGCCCAAAGGCGCATTGCTGCTGATCAGAGTCTCAGCGGTGAGACTCCCGCCACCTCCACCCCGAAAGAGCGCCGTGTACCCCCGAGTACACGGCGCTTTTCGTCGTCATTCCAACGGTCTTGGGCGTCGTTCGGTAGCCGTCGCCGACAGAGTTCGCACGCGGGACGCCGGCATCGCGCGGTAGATTCGGCGCATGCTGGGGGAGGACCCGTCTCGAGGTGCCGTCACGGTCGACGAGCCGACGAAGGTGCTGATCGCCAGGCCCGAGGAGGTCACCCACCTCGTGTGCTGCCGCGACGAGGTGTGGCGGGTGGCGTTCTGTGGTGCGGAGTCCCACGAGATCAACATGGCGGCCGAGCGCTTGTGCGCGATGTGCGTCGAAGTGGTCCTGCGTGTGGATCCGCGATTCTACGAACGGCAGCCGATCCTGTGCGCGAAGGACCGACGTCCGTGCCCCACCGAGCACGAGGTGAACCTCAGGGTCATCGACGAGATCGGGCCCTGACGCCCTCGCGCGCGTTGATCAAAGTGCGGGGCAGGGCGTCTCGGCAGGCCGACGGGTCTGCCCTTGTCGCAGTCGGACTCATGTGCTTGTATGGAAGGCGCAGATGATGGATTGACAATGTACATTCACGATGGGGTGTGTTGATCATGAATGCGAGTACTCACAGGGTTCGTGAGGAGTTGAGCCGACGCGGGTTCCTCGTCCTGGCCGGTTCCGGCCTCGGGGTCGCGGGTTCCGTGTATCTGGGCGGTAGCGCTGCGTCCGCTCATCCACAGGCGATCCATGTTCGCGACTTCGGCGCCGTGCCCGACGACGGCATCGACGACACGGCAGCGATACGCGCGGCCCTTGCAGCCGCTACCACCCGTGGTCGTCCGACCACCGTGCTGTTCGACGCCGGCACCTACCAGCTCGCACCCGACCCCGACGGCGGCGCGAGCCTGCCGATCTCGGGTGCCGTCGGCCTGAGTCTCGTGGGCGAGGTCGGGCCCGACGGGCGCCCGTCGACCCAGCTGGTCGGCGGTCTGCCACTGGCGAACGACATCGCGCCCGCCACGCAGTTCACCCTGACCGATTGCCAGGGGCTGACCATCAAGAACTTCGTGCTGGACTACTCGCCTCGAGCCACGTCGTCGGGAGAAGTGGTCTCGGTCGACCCCGGCGCCGACGAGGTTGTCGTCGACGTCTTCGAGAACTCCACCCACTTCGACGGCATGCGCTGCTACTCGGCGAACAGCTGGGACCTGGCCACGCGCCGCCTGAATCGCGTGACGCCTCTGACGATCGGCACCAACCCCGAGCAGTTCGCGAACCTGTGGCACAGTGTCGCCGGCGGAACGGGTCGCCGCTACCGCATCTCGGGGCACGGCTTCTCCGACCGGGTCGTGCCCGGTGACGGAGTGTCCTGGCACCTCAATGTGGTGGGCGGCTCGTACAACATCTTCGCGCTCGGCTGCCGGGACCTGGAGATCGAGAACCTCCGGATCCACAACGCGGTAGGCGTCGGGATGCTCGCCGGCTACGGTCACAACGTCACCCTGAACAGGGTCGTCGTCGAGCCGGTCGGGGACCTGGCAGTTGGCCCCCGGGACGCCATCCACCTGTCCAACAGCACGGGCACGATGAGCGTCACCGACTGCTACATCAAGGGCGTGCGGTGGGACCCGCTGGTCTCACGCAGTTCGTTCCTGCGAGTGACCGACGCCGGTGATGGGCGGGTGATCACGGTCTCGCCCGTCAGCGCCGGTTCGCGGGCACTGCCGTTCGCACCGGGGGATGAACTGACGTTCTGGGCGGGCGCGCACCCGTCCGCCGCGTCGGTCGTCGAGGCCAGTCCCCTGGACGAGGAGGGAGCTGCATTCCAGATCCGGCTCTCGTCCGACCTTCCCAGCGATGCCGCCGTGGGTACGTTGCTCAGCAGCGCCGGCCACGAGTGGGCCGCTGCGAGCCTCACGGGCACCACCATCGAGGACAACATCGGCACCGCGCTGGTCTTCATGAACCGGAACCTTCGTGTGCATGGATGCCGCTTCGCCAACAACGCCTACCACGACATCGGTCTGGGCACGACGAGCGCCGGCACCGGCTCGTTCGCGCGCGATGTGGACATCCGCGGTAACAGGTTCGAGGGCTCCGGATGGGTCCAGAAGTACAGCAAGCACGCTCGCACGGGCGCGATCCTGACGTTCGCCAACAACGGGGCGTTCACCAACCAGCCCTACAACAGCGGCATCACGATCCAGGCCAACAGCTTCACCGATCTCGAGACGGAGGAGGTCCAGACCGGCATCTACCTCCGCAATGCTCGTGACGTGACGGTGCGGAACAACCGTTACGTCGACGTCGCCCGACGCGTCGAGGTCGACGCCGCCTCGACCCAGGACATCGATCTGCGGGATTGAGCCGGTGATGGGCCGGATGCCGTTGGTGTATCCGGCCCTCGTCGGCTGGCAAGCCGCGCTCAGCGATGACGGACGCACGAGGCGTCGGGCGACTCTCGTCACTCGATCCCGCGGGAAGCCAGCAGCCCCAGGTCGCGTTCGGCGAAGCGCCGGTGCTCGGTGTGCTCGCGCAGGACGACTCCGATGCAGTGAGCGACGGTGACCGTCTCCGGCTCCTCGCCGACGCCGAGGCTGCCCGTGCGCAACTGCTCGAGGTCGGTGTCGGTCAGCGCGGCCAGCACGGCATCGACGCGCGCCCACTGCGCGTCCAGGGCTTCGACGACCTCGGCGTAGCCGGGTCGGGCGGAGCGATCGAGGCCGAGCGCGGCGCTGTCCTCATCGGAGAAGTCGGTCGGCGCCAGGCCCAGCCGATGGTAGGGCTCGGGCGGGTCGGTGAGCATGACGCCGACCCAGCTGTCGATGCCGAAGATCAAGTGCCGCAGCGTCTCCACGAACGACCACTCGCCGTCGACCCGTTCGTTCCGGACGGACTCCGGGAGGGCCTCGGCGCGTTCCTTCGTCTGCGCCCACAGCCCCTTCAGCATCGGCCACATCGCACGGAGGTCATCCGCGGTCGTGGCAGCGCGCAACTGCACGCGTTCGGGGTGACGGCGGTCCAGCTCAGCCGCGACGAACGCCGACACCTCGACGTCGTCGACGAACAGCGAGCCCGCTGCGCCGTCGAACCCGGTGATCCTCATCCCGTCGACCCAGCTGCTGGCGATCCTGGCCTCGCGCAGGTCACTGTCGCGGACCGCCAGGCCGAACAGGTCCGACTCCCGGAAACTCGCGCCGTGGAACTGCGCCGTCCGCTGAAACTCCTCTGCCATGACCGCTCCTGATGTCTTGCCTCGTCGCTGACGGCCGAAGTTAACACCGAATCCGGACGGTTCCCGTCCGTGAACGTCCGGCACGGTCTGGCGGGTGGCGTCGGTCACTCCTCCGTCGGCATCTCCGTGTAGAACGCGGTGGTGCGCAGTGCGGCCGCGGTGGCCGCCTCCGCAGGAGTGCCGGCGGCGACGCTCGCCCGGGCCCAAGCCTCGCTGCTCGCGGTTACGAAGGCCTTGCCCTCGTCGGACAGGACCCAGGCGTTCTCGTCGTCGGGCCGCGCCGCATCGGGATTCGCCAGATGTAGGCCCAAGCCATAGAGGCCGAGGTCCCAGCCCACGCCGGTGGCGCCGGGGCCGAACTGGTCCCACCACTCGTCCGCGACGACGGCGGTGTGCTCCAGTTCGAGGCTGGCTGCGCCGCCTTCCTCGCCCCGGATGCGCACCGCGAGCCAGGAGACCTCCTCGCCGTACTCCCAGGTGGCCGTGAACTCGCGAGGGGCGTCACACGTCTGCACGGTGCCGGCCGCGTTGTTCTCGACCTGGAAGCGGCCACCGAGCCTCAGGTCGCCGGTGACCGGCGCGAACCAGCGGGCAATGCGCGCTGGAGTCGTGACGGCGTCCCATAGGTCCTCCGGAGTCGTCTGGTAGGTCTGCGACAGGGTCGCGACGCGCGCCTCGTGGCCGTCGCGCTCGACGGTGCTCAACTGGCGCAAGGTGGTGTCGGTCGATTCGGTCATGCTCACTCCTCGGTGCTATCGGTATCGGGGCTAGCGGTCGGTGAGGCAGGCGTTCGATCGGAAGCGTTCGCCCCGGTCGTGGCTCGGATGCGTCGCCCGCGGTTGCCGCGAGCGATCTCGGTGCCGAGTGCGTCGAGCCGGGGCTGCCAGGTGACACGAAACGCCTCGAGCCACGCATCGACCTCCCGCAGCGGCTCATCGGCCACGGCGTAGATTCGGCGGGTGCCCTCGGGGCGCACCGTCGCGAAGCCGGAGTCCCTCAGGACCCGCAGGTGCTGGGAGACCGCCGGCTGACTGATTCCGAACTCTTCGGTGATCGCGTCCGAGATCGCTCCGGCGGGCCGTTCGCCGGGGGCGAGCAGCTCCAGGATCCGACGGCGGACCGGGTCGCCGAGGATATCGAACGCGTGCATGGGGCTACTCTAGAAGTGGCAACTTATATAAGTCAATACTTCTAGACGGGATCGGCGACGACCCGTGAACGGCTCGGATCTGCTGGCCATTGGAACGTGGCAGCAGGCGTCGGGTGCGCCCCGCGCCGTCGGGGCGCTTCCGCGGAAGCGCTGCGGACGCTGCGCGCGGACGGCTCGGGCGGGCTCCGCCGTCGGGCGCTTCAGCGGAAGCGCTGCACCGCTAGCGGAGCCGCTTCGGCGATCTCCCGGATCGCCTCGTGCTCGGCCTTGGCCAGCACCTCGCCGAGCGGCCCGGAGGAGACGAACGTGCCGTCGGCGAGGAAGTGGACGTGGGTGCACATCCGCTCGACCAGTTCGAGGTCGTGGGAGACCAGCACCAGCGCGGTGCCCAGCCGACCGGTGAGGGTGGCCAGGCGGCGGGCCATCGCGCCGCGCGCCTGCGGGTCGACGGCCGTGAGCGGCTCGTCCAGGACGAGGATCTCCGGCCGGGTCGCCAGCGCGACCGCCAGCGCCACGCGCTGCCGCTCGCCCCCGGACAGGGTGAGCATGTTGCGCTTGGCGTAGCGCTCCTCGAGGGCGACCGCGTCCAGGAGTTCCTCGATCGGCGTGGCGTGGGTACGCCCGCCCTTGCGGGCCTCGGCGAGCGCGCTCTTGAGATAGCGGGTCACGGTCAGCTGCGGATCGGTGATGGTCAACGAGTCCTGGGACATGAACCGCACCTCCGCCTTGAACGCCTTCGCGTCCCGGCGGGGCATCTTGGCGGTGTTGCGGCCGTTGTAGGTGACGGTCCCGCGGCTGGGGCGCAGCGTTCCGCGCAGGAACCGCACCAGGGTGGTCTTGCCCATCCCGGACGGTCCGACGATCCCGATGGGGGCGTCGCCGGCGGTGACGGTCAGGTTGACGCCCCGGAGCACCTCGTTTCCGGGGTAGCCGCCCCAGAGGTCGCGTGCCAACAGCGTCGATCGTGCCGTCATTGAGTTCTGCTCCTTGCCGCCGGACAGGTCGTGTTCTACCTAGCGCATGCTAACGCCCGGACCTGACCTCACTTGAGTCCGGTGGTCGCGATGCCCTTGATCAGGTACTTCTGACCGGCGATGAAGAACCCGATGATCGGCGCCAGCGAGACGACCGACATCGCGAACATCGGCCCCCAGGCGCTCTGGCCCTCGGAGTCCATGAACTGCCGCAGGGCCAGCGGCACCGTGTAGAGCGAACTGTCGGTCAGGTAGAGCAGCGGGCCGAAGAACTCGTTCCAGGTCGAGATGAACGTGAAGATCGCGGTGGTCGCCAGCGCCGGGACGCAGAGCGGCAGGATCACCCGGAAGAAGGTCCGGAACGGGCCGCACCCGTCGATCCGGGCGGCGTCGTCCAGCTCGCTCGGCAGCGCCCGCATGAACTGCACCATCAAGAAGATGAAGAACGCGTTCGTGGCCAGGAAGTTCGGCACCACCAGCGGCAGGTAGGTGTTCATCCAGCCGAGCAGGTTGAAGATCACGTACTGCGGGATGAGCAGCACGTGCCCGGGCAGCATGAGCGTGCCCAGCATGAGCGCGAACAGCGGCTTCTTGCCGACGAACTGCATCCGGGCGAACGCGTAGGCGGCCAGTGAGCAGGATGCCAGGTTGCCCACGATGGTGAGCGCGACCACCACGAACGAGTTCCACAGGTACAGGTGGAAGGGGTGGTTCAGCGAGTTCCAGCCCTGCGTGTAGTTGGTGAAGTCCCACGTCGAGGGCCAGAGCGAGAGGTCCGCGAAGACCTCCGAGCTCGGCTTGAACGAACTGGCCAGCATCCACAGCAACGGATAGAGCATGATCGCGCCGACCGCGCACAGGATCACGTGTCGCAGGAACCGGGTCCGGCTGTTGCTCCCGAGCTTCTCGAAGTAGCTGTCCTCTGAATCCGCGGCGATCGCGCGCGAGCGCTGCCGGATCTGGGTCATCAGTGCCATCGGAAAGTGCCCCTAGTTGTCGTAGAAGACCCAGAACCGGGACATCAGGAAGTTCGCGGCGGTGAAGGTGGCCACGATCATCAGCAGCAGCCAGGCGAGCGCGGACGCGTAGCCCATGTCGAACCGCTGGAAGCCCTCGATGTACAGGTACAGGTTGTAGAACAGCGTCGATCCGGACGGACCGCCGGTGCCCCCGGACAGGATGTAGCCCTGAGTGAACGTCTGCAGCGAGCCGATCAGGGCCAGCACCAGGTTGAAGAACAGGATCGGGCTGAGCAGCGGCATCGTGATGGACACGAACTGGCGCCACCGGCTGGCGCCGTCGATCGAGGCGGCCTCGTAGTACATGATCGGGATCTGCCGCAGCCCGGCCAGGAAGATCACCATCGGCGAGCCGAACGTCCACACGTGCAGGGAGATCAGCACACTGAGGGCGTACTGCGGGTCGGAGACCCAACTGGGCCCGTCGACGCCGAAGAAGGCGAGGACCGCGTTGACGATGCCCTGGTTGCCGAAGATGTAGCGCCAGAGCATCACGATCGCGACCGAGCCGCCCAGGAGCGAGGGCAGGTAGTACACGGCGCGGTAGTACTTCAGACCCTTGATGCCCTTGTTCAGCGCGAGCGCGACCCCGAGTGCGGCGAGCAGCGAGAGCGGGACACCGACGAACGTGTAGATGCCGGTCACCTTCAGGGCCTGGAGCAGGTCCTCGTCGGTGAGCATCTCCTCGAAGTTGTCGAGGCCGATCCAGTTCGGGTTGTTGATGAGGTTGTAGTCGGTGAAGGCCAGGTACAGCGACGCCCCGAACGGGATCAGGGTGAACAGCAGCCCCACGAACCAGGGGAGCAGGAAGATGTAGGCGGCCTTCTCGTTGCGACGGCGCGGGCTGCCGCGCCCGGCCGCCCCGACCTGCCGCGAGGGAGCGGAGGTCGGGGCGGTGGTCGAGGGTGCGATCGAGGTGCTCATCGGAACGCCGGATCAGCCCGCCAGCACGTCGTTGGCCGTGGCAACGAGCTGGGCGGCGGCGTCCGCGCTGGTGATCCGGGCGAACTCGACCTCGACGGCGACATCGGCCAGCTTGGACTGGATCTCCGTGGCCCCGACCGGGTCGGCGAACGCCGGCGGCAGGTCCTCGGCCTGCAGCCCGAGGATGTACTCGGTGGCGGTCACGTCGTCCGTCTCCAGGTTCGGCAGCAGGCCCTCGGCCACCTCGGCGTTCGGCGGCACGCCGCGGGTGGTGCCCATCGCCTCCCACGCGGTGAGCTCGTTCGTGAGGAAGCTGAGCAGCTCCGCGGC
Coding sequences within:
- a CDS encoding SRPBCC domain-containing protein; its protein translation is MTESTDTTLRQLSTVERDGHEARVATLSQTYQTTPEDLWDAVTTPARIARWFAPVTGDLRLGGRFQVENNAAGTVQTCDAPREFTATWEYGEEVSWLAVRIRGEEGGAASLELEHTAVVADEWWDQFGPGATGVGWDLGLYGLGLHLANPDAARPDDENAWVLSDEGKAFVTASSEAWARASVAAGTPAEAATAAALRTTAFYTEMPTEE
- a CDS encoding carbohydrate ABC transporter permease codes for the protein MTQIRQRSRAIAADSEDSYFEKLGSNSRTRFLRHVILCAVGAIMLYPLLWMLASSFKPSSEVFADLSLWPSTWDFTNYTQGWNSLNHPFHLYLWNSFVVVALTIVGNLASCSLAAYAFARMQFVGKKPLFALMLGTLMLPGHVLLIPQYVIFNLLGWMNTYLPLVVPNFLATNAFFIFLMVQFMRALPSELDDAARIDGCGPFRTFFRVILPLCVPALATTAIFTFISTWNEFFGPLLYLTDSSLYTVPLALRQFMDSEGQSAWGPMFAMSVVSLAPIIGFFIAGQKYLIKGIATTGLK
- a CDS encoding ArsR/SmtB family transcription factor produces the protein MHAFDILGDPVRRRILELLAPGERPAGAISDAITEEFGISQPAVSQHLRVLRDSGFATVRPEGTRRIYAVADEPLREVDAWLEAFRVTWQPRLDALGTEIARGNRGRRIRATTGANASDRTPASPTASPDTDSTEE
- a CDS encoding SIR2 family protein: MRESPVGGRRGGWHQLGLEALSYLALTATLVYLEFAPHLDWDNAKHCASGTWRSERWRRHEFRRGRASRTGTLRLAPTSALDWRGIMNNRGMNKSSPTDNDQLTFDTDRAADHLQTSLTSHGALPYLFIGSGISRRYLGLPDWEGLLRHFSTEAGEDFNFHLATANNNLPAAATAVARAFHPLWWKDHVYKDQRNAYSSSVRDDEGGLKVAISEYIGANDKLLPGVPGVDDAALAAEVELLGTAVVDGVITTNYDSLTDQLFPSFPPYIGQDELLMSDAQFIAETYKIHGAASQPLTLVLTKSDYERFSNRNHYLAAKLLTIFAEHPVIFVGYSLGDKYLNEILDNIATAVGPERLGELGKRIYFVEWNHDASAPTVIEQTSIERGGSRLPITRIDTHSFKWIWEVLSRLDRPFPSAILRELRKHVFDLVTHPDPSQTREVVRAIPIDTDEGSDYRVVFGVGAFSEKDLQSLSTIGRTLRRDDVEQDVLGIRKRALDPENVLLSGIPDAIRPGPTAYLPVHKYLLECGRIAADGSVNFTELPELIQRLAERPLSASGQSKARFNREVKSVLTTPRQVLDSSYTMYFKLECLVLLDPGQYTTQDLCDVLVELYGTPDASSPTNRALFRRVVCMYDRRTALEMAAIAPTSL
- a CDS encoding DinB family protein; this translates as MTDATRQTVPDVHGREPSGFGVNFGRQRRGKTSGAVMAEEFQRTAQFHGASFRESDLFGLAVRDSDLREARIASSWVDGMRITGFDGAAGSLFVDDVEVSAFVAAELDRRHPERVQLRAATTADDLRAMWPMLKGLWAQTKERAEALPESVRNERVDGEWSFVETLRHLIFGIDSWVGVMLTDPPEPYHRLGLAPTDFSDEDSAALGLDRSARPGYAEVVEALDAQWARVDAVLAALTDTDLEQLRTGSLGVGEEPETVTVAHCIGVVLREHTEHRRFAERDLGLLASRGIE
- a CDS encoding right-handed parallel beta-helix repeat-containing protein; its protein translation is MSRRGFLVLAGSGLGVAGSVYLGGSAASAHPQAIHVRDFGAVPDDGIDDTAAIRAALAAATTRGRPTTVLFDAGTYQLAPDPDGGASLPISGAVGLSLVGEVGPDGRPSTQLVGGLPLANDIAPATQFTLTDCQGLTIKNFVLDYSPRATSSGEVVSVDPGADEVVVDVFENSTHFDGMRCYSANSWDLATRRLNRVTPLTIGTNPEQFANLWHSVAGGTGRRYRISGHGFSDRVVPGDGVSWHLNVVGGSYNIFALGCRDLEIENLRIHNAVGVGMLAGYGHNVTLNRVVVEPVGDLAVGPRDAIHLSNSTGTMSVTDCYIKGVRWDPLVSRSSFLRVTDAGDGRVITVSPVSAGSRALPFAPGDELTFWAGAHPSAASVVEASPLDEEGAAFQIRLSSDLPSDAAVGTLLSSAGHEWAAASLTGTTIEDNIGTALVFMNRNLRVHGCRFANNAYHDIGLGTTSAGTGSFARDVDIRGNRFEGSGWVQKYSKHARTGAILTFANNGAFTNQPYNSGITIQANSFTDLETEEVQTGIYLRNARDVTVRNNRYVDVARRVEVDAASTQDIDLRD
- a CDS encoding carbohydrate ABC transporter permease, which translates into the protein MSTSIAPSTTAPTSAPSRQVGAAGRGSPRRRNEKAAYIFLLPWFVGLLFTLIPFGASLYLAFTDYNLINNPNWIGLDNFEEMLTDEDLLQALKVTGIYTFVGVPLSLLAALGVALALNKGIKGLKYYRAVYYLPSLLGGSVAIVMLWRYIFGNQGIVNAVLAFFGVDGPSWVSDPQYALSVLISLHVWTFGSPMVIFLAGLRQIPIMYYEAASIDGASRWRQFVSITMPLLSPILFFNLVLALIGSLQTFTQGYILSGGTGGPSGSTLFYNLYLYIEGFQRFDMGYASALAWLLLMIVATFTAANFLMSRFWVFYDN
- a CDS encoding ABC transporter ATP-binding protein encodes the protein MTARSTLLARDLWGGYPGNEVLRGVNLTVTAGDAPIGIVGPSGMGKTTLVRFLRGTLRPSRGTVTYNGRNTAKMPRRDAKAFKAEVRFMSQDSLTITDPQLTVTRYLKSALAEARKGGRTHATPIEELLDAVALEERYAKRNMLTLSGGERQRVALAVALATRPEILVLDEPLTAVDPQARGAMARRLATLTGRLGTALVLVSHDLELVERMCTHVHFLADGTFVSSGPLGEVLAKAEHEAIREIAEAAPLAVQRFR